The genomic window GCACCGACAAAATACTATGCTGCAAACCGAACAAAACAGCTCTGTCACATTACCTTAATTCAACAGTGTTTGAAATAACAAGGATTTCTTTGGCAGCGAGATTACAAGAAAGAAACATATTTTACCCTATATATAGGCTATGTAATCAAGATCTACTTTTCAGTTTTATGCATGTACCTTGTTGCTCTTTTATACTCCATTTATTTTGACTATGATCAATAAATTACTTTGTACTAATTAAACAATTGACCACATCGATCTTTGGAtgcatgaggggggggggggttcccctCTAATATCTAAAATGAACGGGATTTATAAAGGGAGAGAGATATTTCGCATggaatattatactccctccgtaaactaatataagagtgtttagattactactttaatgatctaaacgctcttatattagtttacagagggagtattaagcAATGCTCACTTTGTCCATCGCTGCAAACAGCTCTGTGCTGTAATGCTCCATGTCCACAACCCCGTCTTTATTGCGCCAGTCGACATGAAAGGCTTCAGATGGAGGCCCATAGTAAATCGGGGGAAGAGGCCAAGATCCAGCATTCTGCAATGAGAATATTACAATTTTTATCCATGGATCAAGGATTTAAGGATTTAGGGTGTTCACATTAAAAAGGGAAAATGTAACATTTGTATCCATGGATTAAGGATTTAAGGTGCTCGCATTAAAAAGTGTGTGGGGGTTGTCTTACCTTTCCAGAGCAACCATCCATGGACGGAGGAGGGTAAGGCGAGTAGCGTCGATCGGGGGACCGCTCTGCTCTAGGAAGAGGCCGCTCTTTGTGGAAATGAGGTGTTGGCAGcggcgccttcttcttcttctccatctcgCTTGTAGGATCCTAGAGCACAGACAAAAACAAAGTGATGAAAGCGGGTTAAAGGTAGGTATCGGCTACAGAAACAGACAGTATGTAATTAGCCATAGCACTGCTGCAGAAGAGGCAATTTTTTATCAAAGTACAGGTTGCAGCAAAAGAAATTGGCAAGCATGTTTATATCAGTAAACAAAAATGCAGCAGCACATGGCAATGCTGTACTAGTAGTACTTGATGCTATTTGCATCACAAAGTAAACACAGAGAAGTTAAAACCAAAAAACCCACGAAAAAATGCTACTGCTCGCCGAACTACATGTGTGCTGCTTCTTTACTCCCTGTGCTGCATGCCTAATGATATGCAGCAATAAGATAAGCCCTGCTTGTATCATCACGATTTAGCCATGATACAGTCCAGAGGAGTCCATAATATATGTTGCAGCCTAAAAAACAGCAATGCAATGGACCATCTGAAACCCTAGAGCATGTGTTTAGTTCCAAGAATACTATTTTCAGGAACAGTTGACCAACCCAGTTACGTTGTAGTTGGTTACACCTAGCTAGACAAATTAAAATGAGAAGATACGTAGACCTCTATTAGCAACAAAAGGGTCTTGAGAACCAAGGAACATATTGTTCAGATGCAAATTAACTAGACCATGCAAGTGATTGATCCATAATATATTGCCGAGTGCATGCCAGTTCAAACAGAAAGGGTAACATTTGTATCCATGGATTCAGGTTAAGAAATATGCAGGGCTTGTCTCACCTTTTTGGAGTAATCATCCTTGGAGAGAGGAGGGCGGAGTGAATAGTGTTGATCAAGGTAGTGTCGTGCTCTAGGAAGAGTGTACTCTTTGTGGAAAGCAGGCGCTGGCAGAGGCGCCTTCTTCATCTCCATCTCGCCTGTAGGCTGTTGCATCCTAGAGCACGACGAAGGCAATGCAAATGAAAGCAGGTAAAGGCAAGTTATGGATAACAGTAGCACTGGTGAAGAAGAGAGAATGTTGGGTTTTGTTACAGTGCAGGTTGCAGCAACAGAAATTGTCTTCTCGGAAGAGGTTTtcgcccgctttatatataaatcaACAACCAAACAAAGTACACACAAGGTGATCAAGTAGCCCTCACACAGTGCCTATACTAGGATAATCAGATCACGCAAGCCACATACCAAGAGAGAACAGGAAGAACTGAAAACAACGCCACGCTAACACCCTATAACACCTAAGCTCCACGACAACGCCCCAAGCGGGAGAACGGCGCTAGGCATCGCCGCTGCCGAGTCCACACGGACAAAGGTTTTCACCCGGAACCCGCCGCTCCACCTCTAACCGCCCACACAACCAAGAGGGAAGTCCATCACCGCCACCCATGGAGCCCGCCGAAGAGCCAGCAGAAATTGTCTAAGCCCTTTTTATCAGTATAAAAAAAGATGCAGCAGCACATGGCGATTCTGTACTAGCAGAGGCACCATAGCATGAAAAAGTGGGTACATCGAGATCAAGAAAGGCGCTAACTGTTCCCTAAATCAAATCAAGCCGGTCGACTCAACCAAGATTACCTACGAAGTCTTGACAACCTAGCcactccagatctagggtttgcaaaGGGGCGGATCTAACTAACCGCGGAGGCCAGGGGCATTTTAACAAATCTAATCGCCGGATGAAAACAAGATATCATACCTCGAACCCCAGGGACGGCGACGGAGGCGACGCGCGGCGCGGCAGAGGCGGAGGAGGAGTTGTGTAAGGCACGctgggacggggacggggacgggggcggaGGTTGTAGGGCACGGGGTGGTTCACGATCGGTCTCTTTTTGTGGTTCACGATCGGGACTCGGGTTGTCGGGTGGGAACAAAACCTGTCCAAGTGGGCCGCGCGCCGCGTTGCCGGCCCGGCACATGACACACCTTGGGCTGTGACTAGGCTGCGAGGCCAGGCCCGCGTGCGGGCACACCACAGCCCCCTTTTTTCTTCAAAATATCTTCTACTCCTAATTTATTCGAAATCAAGAGATAAGAGAAGGATGTTACCACATGCCTCCTCAGAGATCAGCGATTTCTTGATGCGTTTCTGGACGTCGGATCAACATCTGGATGAACCTGAGCCGTCGGATCTGGAGCTGGCACTGCTGAAATGAATAGTAATGGCAGCAAAATGTAAATACCATGCCCCCACCGGGGCATTTTGGTCATTTCACGTAGTGGGGATATAAAAGGGGGCGCTCCTATCCTGTGGCGGAgacctagccgccgcctcctctctccctccctcccctcccctcccgcgcgcctcctctcctcccacccacatcgccgccgccgccgcccacctcccCGCGCCGTCGGCGGCCAGATCCATCGcagcaaagcccccccccccccctccccaacgACTAGCAGAGGGAGGACGAGGAGCACGAAGGCGGCGGCAGcggggaggagcagcagcagggcaAGGCGTCTCCTCTcctccgaccacgccgccgtcCTGCGCGACGGCGAGTGGGCGCCCGCCCTCCCCGTCCGCGAGCTGGTCCCCGGGCACGGCGGCGGCTCCCGAGCCCTCCTGCTCCGACCCCGCAGAGTGCTCGAGTCTGGAGGGGCAGCAGACGGTGGTGGGCGCttgcgccgccgccatctccttCGTCCTGCCCGCCTGACCCCCGGCGCTCACTTCCCTAGCGTCGTCGCCGTCATCCACAACCACCGCCACCGCGCCCCCACCCTCTCCCCGTCGCTGCAGGCCCCCACCTTCTCCCAATCCCCTCACCCTTCTCTCCCGTGGCCAGTGGATTCGCCCCTCGTGGGATCGATTCCTCCGAGCCAGCGGTCTGCATGGCCGGACGGGAGCGGCGC from Triticum aestivum cultivar Chinese Spring chromosome 3B, IWGSC CS RefSeq v2.1, whole genome shotgun sequence includes these protein-coding regions:
- the LOC123068260 gene encoding uncharacterized protein, producing the protein MQQPTGEMEMKKAPLPAPAFHKEYTLPRARHYLDQHYSLRPPLSKDDYSKKDPTSEMEKKKKAPLPTPHFHKERPLPRAERSPDRRYSPYPPPSMDGCSGKNAGSWPLPPIYYGPPSEAFHVDWRNKDGVVDMEHYSTELFAAMDKHSILSVHRCTRPQFGPNVSAEYVLDPIFEDTFLANPRFSYLLPLIGHKVSSAAEAPNSTTQVGTTTGYWQCDGSIEVPVREVAALKISDN